The following are encoded in a window of Anoplopoma fimbria isolate UVic2021 breed Golden Eagle Sablefish chromosome 3, Afim_UVic_2022, whole genome shotgun sequence genomic DNA:
- the dhrs1 gene encoding dehydrogenase/reductase SDR family member 1: MSLSGWVCVVTGASRGIGRGIALQLSEAGATVYITGRQETTLKQTAAQVKERGGNCVPVICDSTKDKDIEDLFEQIKSEQNGRLDLLVNNAYAGVQAIFENMGRKFWETDPSIWDSINNTGLRGHYFFSVYASRMMVAQGRGLIITISSMGGLRYLFNVPYGVGKAACDRLAADMAVELKRRGVASVSLWPGAVQTELVSQLVLEKETPQGVDPKFKEVFVNGESTEVSGMCIVNLATDKHLMSLTGKVLLTCDLARRYGLQDIDGRSVADYTSLKFLLTQVPYLSWLSVVVPSFIRLPRFVLTLASNRF; this comes from the exons ATGTCCTTGTCTGGCTGGGTGTGTGTAGTAACAGGGGCCTCCCGAGGCATCGGACGGGGAATAGCCCTCCAGCTGTCCGAGGCAGGAGCCACCGTCTACATCACCGGGCGCCAGGAGACAACTCTGAAACAAACCGCTGCACAG GTGAAGGAGAGGGGTGGAAATTGTGTGCCGGTTATCTGCGATTccacaaaagacaaagacatcGAAGACCTGTTTGAACAAATCAAAAGTGAGCAGAATGGCAGGCTGGACCTCCTGGTGAACAACGCCTATGCTGGAGTCCAG GCCATCTTCGAGAATATGGGGAGAAAGTTCTGGGAAACCGATCCGTCCATTTGGGATTCCATCAACAACACAGGCCTCAG GGGCCACTATTTCTTCTCAGTCTATGCATCCCGGATGATGGTGGCTCAAGGTCGGGGTCTGATCATCACCATTTCATCCATGGGGGGTCTGCGGTATCTCTTCAATGTGCCATATGGCGTCGGCAAAGCCGCA TGTGACAGGCTGGCAGCAGACATGGCTGTTGAGCTTAAAAGAAGGGGAGTGGCTTCTGTCAGTCTGTGGCCAGGAGCGGTACAAACAGAGCTGGTGTCTCAGCTCGTGTTGGAGAAAGAAACACCACAGGGTGTAGATCCCAAG TTCAAAGAAGTCTTTGTCAATGGGGAATCCACAGAAGTGAGTGGGATGTGCATTGTCAACCTGGCAACAG ATAAACATCTGATGTCTCTGACTGGGAAAGTACTCCTGACTTGTGACCTGGCAAGGCGCTATGGCCTACAAGATATTGATG GACGGAGTGTGGCTGATTACACTTCTCTGAAATTCCTCCTGACCCAGGTGCCGTATCTCTCCTGGCTGTCAGTTGTTGTCCCTTCATTCATACGCCTGCCACGCTTTGTGCTCACCCTGGCTAGCAACCGCTTCTAA